Genomic DNA from Garra rufa chromosome 22, GarRuf1.0, whole genome shotgun sequence:
TTaaataaaattagtttaaaaaaaactcaagttaaaatattttaagcaaaaacaatAATCTTTTAATGTTcaacccttgtgcgttcaaaaaacAAAAgatacacataggtgcaaaatggacaaaaatgtccatgtccaaaaactgtcataaaaatatgatttattaatattttttcactttcactgatgtggattttttaaccagcatctgttctatccgtAGAtatcaaacattcattcattttcagaattgtaaccctttaaatgctggtttgtttgcataatgccacaggtgttttttatggaaaaaattaaaaatagtagttaatttccatatactaaatgcgaAGCAGGATTTTTTTCTTCGCTTATTacattcttgggtgtgtcaatgaagaacaacaacattcattttgaggcatttatatttatgtagtgttagatttttataaaaataaatatatgacaaatttgaaaaatggcacaatctagtaaaaaatggtaaaaatgtcaaATCTGAAGCCTTGCCGATCAAacgaatgcctattagcaaatattgcatcatttaatagtcaaatggccctgggttaaaaaattgcagttttaaaggGTTTCGatctggacatttttgtccttaaggtcctgagtgggagtattttttgtacggagggtaaaattgattttttgaaggaaatgagggagaaatattaaaatttcaataaaaccaaacacctgagccaagatgtatgcagttggcattaacacagacacacttataacaaaaactaaactgaaatggacaaaaatgtccataaggttgcACAAGGGTTAATAATGTCTGTAACTTTAAGTTCACTATAATAGTTTCATTCACACTTTCTTTAAGATGAGGAACCATCAAATCAGGTGACCTTTGACCTGCTGCATTCACCTCCAGTGCCTTCATAAACACACCCACATCCAGCTTCAGACCGTCCGTCTCCTTATAGTAGCGTCTGCAGAGGAAACGTGATGCGTATCAGACACACGGCAgtctgacctctgacctctccAACACACACATACAATGCATCATTACTCTAGCAGTACACAGGAACCCGTTTGAAAGCAGTCAGATGTGTGTCTCACCCTTGACCCAATGAGAACAGCAGCGGTTTCTCCAGGCCAATCAGAACACGGAAGGCTTCATTCAGGTTCTTGTAGGAGAAATTATCCGCCGCGTCTCCGACGACGACACAGTTTGGAGAACTCATGTCCACACCGGCAAACTCCGGGATCAGATCtgagatcacacacacacacacacacacacacacacacacacacacacacacacagacacacacacacacacacacacacacacacacacacacgcacacgcacacacacacacacacagacacgcgcacgcacgcacacacacacacacacacacacacacacacacacacacacacacacacacacacacacacacacacacacagacacgcgcacgcacgcacacacacacacacacacacacacacacacacacacacacacacacacacacacacgcacacgcacacgcacacgcacacgcacacacacacgcacacacacacacacacacacacacacaatactctGTACAGCTCTCTTTGTGAGGACATACAATCTCTAGCTACTAAACCTAAATCTAAACTACTCATCAGAACTAAGTGCCTCACCCAAACCCTAAACTTAACCTAACCTTTACCCAATTAGAACCTGATCCCTAAAACCAGGTCTTGACTCTCAAACAGTCCTTTAAATGTCTCAGAAAGTGAGGACCGGCCAAAATGTCCTCACTTTACAAAATGTagagttactttttcaagtaagtaACGCACGTTACTTTTCCCCTCCATTTATTGATCAAAAGCTCTCCTgttttgagagaaattgtgagtaagatgttcctttagttctagaataaatgtgaacatgcattaattcatctcactcactaaaaaacagatacagtattcctcaaaatgaacaaaaacactgaaattcaagcaaacctgcaataattaaatgtgttcaataatacaaatatcctttatgtatttaatcccattttatgaaccgatgtctttgctgccgaccttcgatgattcagttcatccatactaataagcagaaatgactcaagataatctaacatttgttttctttttttattgctgaagagttgacatttgttcttctgcggtcgactgtacagacggagatttacttttctctaaacctgaggcttttggtgtgaaaaggcttttacatttgacaaaaatacaactttttatattaaaaacaaacaagcaagtcctgcccagatttaaaaagtaacgcaaaagtaacgtaacgcattactttccataaaaactaACTAAGTAACGGAATTAGtttcttttttagggagtaactcaatattgtaatgcattacttttaaaagtaacgtgtgtgtgtgtgtgtgtgtgtgagtgtgagtgtgtgtgtgtgtgtgtgtgtgtgtgtgtgtgtgtgagagagagagtgcaGTACCGTCATACACCAGCAGGTGAGGCCGCAGTCCTCTGTCTCTGAGGATGTGAATGAGGGCCGGCGCGGGTGAGAACACATGACTGACGCTGATGTCGAAGCCCATCACACGCAGCTTCTGCACGAACCTCTCACGCGTGTTCTGAGTCTCGTTAGTGCAGAAACGCACCGTCAGACCCGAATCCATcagcctgacacacacacacacacacactatcaaTACTACTCATACTACATACTGCACACTAggcgttgttttatttatttaattgtctgATCAAATATATGTGGAGAATGATTACAGCCAACATCATTTTCATTCAACACATTGAAAATTGTGTACACTGAAAACTCAGTAGCCTACAGAATAGCATACTTCATCACATCACGTCACAATCATATAAAGATATGACAGAAATCTTGAGAATATCAGAA
This window encodes:
- the lhpp gene encoding phospholysine phosphohistidine inorganic pyrophosphate phosphatase, with the translated sequence MAAGGSMEWLKSVKGVILDMCGVLYDSGEGGGQAIHGSVEAVKRLMDSGLTVRFCTNETQNTRERFVQKLRVMGFDISVSHVFSPAPALIHILRDRGLRPHLLVYDDLIPEFAGVDMSSPNCVVVGDAADNFSYKNLNEAFRVLIGLEKPLLFSLGQGRYYKETDGLKLDVGVFMKALEYACDVQAEVVGKPSAKFFQTVLNDMKLQPHEVVMIGDDLVNDVGGAQRCGMKGLQVRTGKYRPSDEQHPNVKADAYVDNLAAAVDAILTNH